In one window of Micromonospora cathayae DNA:
- a CDS encoding SigE family RNA polymerase sigma factor translates to MFRRAEPVGYEEFVASRYREIVRFGALLAGDGRLGEDLAQEGLIAAYRSWHRLSGPDGRPEAYVRRVMVRTAMRARRRRWRDEVPTGELPEASPRGFADQSDLSVQVLAGLRRLPVDQRAVLVLRFWADASETEVAQTLGVAVGTVKSRTSRALAALRASGLLVESSKETS, encoded by the coding sequence TTGTTTCGCAGAGCGGAACCCGTCGGCTACGAGGAGTTCGTCGCCAGTCGGTACCGCGAGATCGTCCGCTTCGGCGCGCTGCTGGCCGGGGACGGCCGGCTGGGTGAGGACCTCGCCCAGGAGGGGCTGATCGCGGCCTACCGGTCGTGGCACCGGTTGAGCGGCCCGGACGGGCGACCGGAGGCGTACGTCCGGCGGGTGATGGTTCGTACCGCGATGCGGGCCAGGCGTCGGCGCTGGCGCGACGAGGTGCCGACCGGGGAACTGCCGGAAGCGTCCCCCCGTGGCTTCGCCGATCAGTCGGACCTCAGCGTGCAGGTGCTGGCCGGTCTGCGGCGGCTGCCCGTCGACCAGCGGGCGGTGCTGGTGTTGCGGTTCTGGGCCGACGCGTCCGAGACCGAGGTGGCGCAGACCCTCGGCGTCGCGGTGGGAACGGTCAAGAGCCGTACGTCCCGCGCCCTGGCGGCGTTGCGCGCCAGCGGTCTACTCGTCGAATCCTCGAAGGAGACCTCGTGA
- a CDS encoding MarR family transcriptional regulator gives MQARGGTNGIEELRDAVLAIGLTVEEPAGATGMDLFLVNPAGGRISVQLKRISLASAEGLEHRLSRWVSPDGNPDLRVVVADRITEQARRVLRAAGWGWLDLRGHLHLVGKGLYVDVDVPRLSTPPDRSLPLAGRVAEEVAALMLLHPTDPASIRQIARALGRSPSSVSSAITGLRSAGLVDERRKPVVPDLFWQLAERWQPQLTDLQRAPSTASGAGSVQAVLRLGMTNIEATTGWALTDTVAAAAYGAPVGIRSDYPPDFYVPDQAIVRRAVNLLGMAHTRESRAATVRIAPIPLICASRIDRPHETWPLARPLFVALDLASDPGRGREILEGWTPPHETGPRVW, from the coding sequence ATGCAGGCCAGGGGCGGGACGAACGGAATTGAGGAACTACGGGATGCCGTCCTGGCGATCGGCCTGACGGTCGAAGAACCAGCGGGCGCCACCGGGATGGACCTGTTCCTGGTCAATCCCGCCGGTGGACGGATCTCGGTCCAGCTCAAGCGGATCTCCCTCGCTTCAGCGGAGGGCCTGGAACACCGACTCAGTCGATGGGTATCTCCCGACGGGAACCCGGATCTCAGAGTGGTTGTCGCCGACCGGATAACGGAGCAGGCTCGCCGTGTACTTCGCGCCGCCGGATGGGGATGGCTCGACCTTCGCGGCCACCTGCATCTCGTCGGCAAGGGCCTCTACGTCGACGTCGACGTTCCCCGACTGAGCACACCGCCGGATCGTTCTTTGCCTCTGGCCGGACGGGTGGCCGAGGAGGTGGCGGCCCTGATGCTCCTCCATCCGACCGATCCAGCGTCCATCCGGCAGATCGCCAGAGCCCTCGGGAGGTCGCCGAGCTCGGTCTCAAGCGCTATCACGGGCCTACGCAGCGCTGGTCTCGTCGACGAGCGGCGCAAACCAGTCGTTCCCGACCTGTTCTGGCAACTCGCTGAACGCTGGCAGCCGCAGCTCACCGACCTACAGCGGGCACCGTCGACCGCCAGCGGGGCCGGCTCGGTGCAGGCCGTGCTCCGGTTGGGCATGACCAATATCGAGGCCACGACCGGTTGGGCATTGACCGACACCGTCGCGGCCGCAGCGTACGGCGCGCCCGTCGGGATCCGGTCGGACTATCCCCCCGATTTCTACGTACCCGACCAGGCCATCGTCCGGAGAGCCGTCAACCTGCTCGGCATGGCCCACACCCGTGAGAGCCGTGCCGCCACTGTTCGGATAGCTCCGATTCCGTTGATCTGCGCCAGCCGCATCGACCGGCCCCACGAAACCTGGCCGCTGGCTCGCCCGCTGTTCGTGGCGCTCGATCTCGCCAGCGACCCGGGACGGGGCCGCGAAATCCTCGAAGGCTGGACTCCTCCCCATGAGACGGGCCCTCGTGTCTGGTGA
- a CDS encoding VOC family protein, producing MACRITELVLDCRDPELLARFWCEVLGYVELDRDDGDIEIGPPGVGFGGPQPTIILSRSDEPRAGKLRLHIDVNPTDREQDAELERLLAAGARPVDVGQTGEESWHVLADPEGNEFCLLRRRVAEVRSVK from the coding sequence ATGGCGTGCCGTATCACCGAACTGGTCCTGGACTGCCGCGATCCCGAGCTGCTGGCCCGGTTCTGGTGCGAGGTGCTGGGCTACGTCGAACTGGACCGCGACGACGGGGACATCGAGATCGGGCCGCCCGGCGTGGGTTTCGGCGGCCCGCAGCCCACGATCATCCTCAGCCGGTCCGACGAGCCGAGGGCCGGCAAGCTGCGGCTGCACATCGACGTGAACCCCACCGACCGGGAACAGGACGCCGAGCTGGAGCGGTTGCTCGCCGCCGGGGCGCGCCCGGTCGACGTCGGGCAGACCGGCGAGGAGTCCTGGCACGTGCTCGCCGACCCCGAGGGCAACGAGTTCTGCCTGCTCCGGCGTCGGGTGGCCGAGGTGCGGTCCGTCAAGTAA
- a CDS encoding GNAT family N-acetyltransferase: MRLESVTPTNYEAALALSVRPEQEDLVAPVVKSLAEAYVHPEHAWPRLIYDGERLVGFLMAFLDIPWNPDRDPADRRSGLWRLNVAADAQGNGYGRFAVRAVCAEIRSRGGSRAYVTWEPRPGGPEAFYLKLGFRPTGERSGGQTVGVLDL; this comes from the coding sequence ATGCGGCTGGAGAGTGTCACCCCGACAAACTACGAGGCGGCGCTGGCGCTGTCCGTACGCCCCGAACAGGAGGATCTGGTCGCGCCGGTGGTCAAGTCGCTGGCCGAGGCGTACGTCCACCCCGAGCACGCCTGGCCCCGCCTGATCTACGACGGGGAGCGGCTGGTCGGCTTCCTGATGGCCTTCCTCGACATCCCGTGGAACCCCGACCGTGATCCGGCCGACCGCCGGTCCGGCCTCTGGCGGCTGAACGTCGCCGCCGACGCCCAGGGCAACGGGTACGGCCGGTTCGCCGTCCGGGCGGTGTGCGCGGAGATCCGGTCCCGGGGTGGCTCCCGGGCGTACGTCACCTGGGAGCCCCGACCCGGCGGGCCGGAAGCGTTCTACCTGAAGCTGGGCTTCCGGCCGACCGGGGAGCGCAGCGGCGGCCAGACCGTCGGCGTCCTGGATCTCTGA
- a CDS encoding lamin tail domain-containing protein — translation MKKRLIGFASALAIAFGGSLVAAAPAQAAPAVMFTKVYYDSPGSDTGSNSSLNAEYVRLTNKRSTVINLKGWYVRDKAGYTYKFTSDFKVAAGNSILIRTGKGTNKGTDRYWGRSWYVWNNTGDTAYLRNASGTLIDSCTWTKVGSGYTNC, via the coding sequence GTGAAGAAGAGGCTGATCGGGTTCGCCTCGGCACTCGCCATCGCTTTCGGCGGTTCGCTCGTCGCCGCCGCCCCGGCGCAGGCCGCCCCGGCGGTCATGTTCACCAAGGTCTACTACGACTCGCCCGGCAGCGACACCGGCTCCAACAGCAGCCTGAACGCCGAGTACGTCCGGCTGACCAACAAGCGCAGCACGGTCATCAACCTCAAGGGCTGGTACGTGCGCGACAAGGCCGGCTACACCTACAAGTTCACCAGCGACTTCAAGGTCGCCGCCGGAAACAGCATTCTCATCCGTACCGGAAAGGGCACCAACAAGGGCACCGACCGGTACTGGGGCCGTTCCTGGTACGTCTGGAACAACACCGGCGACACCGCGTACCTGCGGAACGCGTCCGGCACGCTCATCGACAGTTGCACCTGGACGAAGGTCGGCAGCGGATACACCAACTGCTGA